A window of the Zhongshania aliphaticivorans genome harbors these coding sequences:
- a CDS encoding Tll0287-like domain-containing protein: MKSIFRYLFVINLLVMSSGFVSSQSLVSAEDQQQARALVSDFGKALKSVLVSSIAEDGLINAVEVCQLQAPLIAENKSNLSAWRIARTSLKVRNEKNAPDAWESEVLQRFETLNEQGEDVSKMEYFELTTQNEEAVLRYMKPISTAGLCLACHGERVSPELASKINHLYPNDMAVGFKMGDIRGAFSLQKTLD; this comes from the coding sequence ATGAAATCTATTTTTAGATATTTATTTGTAATCAATCTGTTAGTCATGTCATCCGGCTTTGTGTCTTCTCAAAGCCTGGTGTCAGCAGAAGATCAGCAACAAGCGAGAGCACTGGTATCCGATTTTGGTAAAGCATTGAAGTCGGTATTGGTATCGTCAATTGCTGAAGATGGCTTAATAAACGCGGTGGAGGTTTGTCAGTTACAAGCACCACTCATTGCAGAAAATAAATCGAATTTAAGTGCTTGGCGTATCGCCAGAACCTCATTGAAAGTTCGAAATGAAAAGAATGCCCCAGATGCATGGGAGTCAGAAGTTTTACAGCGGTTTGAAACCCTTAACGAGCAGGGGGAGGATGTTAGTAAAATGGAGTATTTTGAGCTGACTACCCAAAATGAAGAAGCTGTTCTGCGATATATGAAGCCTATTTCCACTGCTGGTTTATGCCTGGCTTGTCATGGCGAAAGGGTAAGTCCAGAGCTTGCCAGCAAGATAAATCACTTATATCCAAATGATATGGCGGTGGGTTTC